The following proteins are encoded in a genomic region of Microcoleus sp. FACHB-68:
- the tatC gene encoding twin-arginine translocase subunit TatC, translated as MPASVDQDDELDEFPDDVEMSLFDHLEELRQRIFYSLIAVFLGIVGCFVFVKPIVQILEVPAQSVKFIQIAPGEYFFVSMKTAGYSGLLVATPFILYQIIQFVLPGLTKRERRFLGPIVLGSSFLFVGGLAFAYFALIPAALQFLISYGADVVEQLLSIDRYFEFILLLLFSTGIAFQIPVIQMLLGLLGIVSSKQMLSGWRYVFLGAAILGAVLTPSTDPLTQCLLGGAVVTLYFGGTGLVMLLGR; from the coding sequence ATGCCGGCATCCGTCGATCAAGATGACGAGCTTGATGAATTCCCCGATGATGTTGAGATGTCTTTGTTCGATCATTTGGAAGAATTGCGACAGCGGATTTTTTATTCGCTGATCGCTGTATTCCTAGGTATTGTTGGCTGTTTTGTCTTCGTCAAGCCAATTGTACAGATATTAGAAGTGCCGGCTCAAAGCGTCAAATTTATTCAAATTGCTCCCGGAGAATATTTCTTTGTTTCCATGAAAACTGCCGGTTACAGCGGTTTGCTAGTAGCCACACCCTTTATTCTCTACCAAATTATTCAATTTGTATTACCTGGACTGACAAAGCGCGAACGCCGGTTCTTGGGTCCCATTGTGCTAGGTTCTAGCTTTCTATTTGTAGGCGGTTTAGCGTTTGCTTATTTTGCGTTAATCCCGGCAGCCTTGCAATTCTTAATCAGCTACGGTGCCGATGTCGTTGAGCAATTGCTGTCAATTGATCGCTATTTTGAATTTATTTTGCTGCTGTTGTTTAGCACCGGCATCGCCTTTCAAATTCCCGTCATCCAAATGCTACTCGGTTTGCTGGGTATTGTTTCCTCAAAGCAAATGCTGTCTGGCTGGCGTTACGTGTTCCTGGGTGCTGCCATTTTAGGCGCGGTTCTCACGCCTTCCACCGATCCTTTAACCCAATGCCTGCTGGGTGGTGCTGTCGTTACGCTCTACTTTGGCGGCACGGGTTTAGTGATGCTTTTGGGGCGCTGA